Proteins from one Nitrobacteraceae bacterium AZCC 2146 genomic window:
- a CDS encoding L-alanine-DL-glutamate epimerase-like enolase superfamily enzyme (product_source=COG4948; cath_funfam=3.20.20.120; cog=COG4948; ko=KO:K19802; pfam=PF13378; smart=SM00922; superfamily=51604,54826) yields MRVSLHSADLHYGGGLVLHTASSGSIPHLREIYLRLDDGEAIGIGEVRANIAYLNGFAEGTVVECAAAAVGAVDWTRDPVDLIATMADWGEPLIAPVRTLIDCALHDFVARREHLTVAAWLGTTAENVVHETNQTLFWSSSEEFLAQAETYVDRGFRDLKVRVAAADFAEDLRRIAMLRERFGAKVKIAADANGRWSATEALEKLDALAAYDLAYVEQPVPSGDWAAVDHLANRSPLPVMLDESVATPDDIARICTYGGRVLAHLKLVKLGGIAPTMAAARRLSGAGIPFMIGQMNEGTAATAAALHVACATSPAFAELYGADGLIDDPVSGVSYTAGTVRADHASGLGVAFDAAATHLIGDYRYG; encoded by the coding sequence GCATTACGGCGGTGGTCTGGTGCTGCACACTGCGTCGTCGGGCAGTATCCCGCATCTGAGGGAAATCTACCTGCGGCTCGACGACGGCGAGGCGATCGGTATCGGCGAAGTGCGGGCCAACATCGCCTATCTTAACGGCTTCGCCGAAGGCACCGTGGTGGAATGCGCCGCCGCGGCCGTCGGCGCGGTGGACTGGACGCGCGATCCGGTCGACCTGATTGCGACCATGGCAGATTGGGGAGAACCCTTGATCGCTCCCGTGCGCACGCTGATCGACTGCGCGCTGCATGATTTCGTTGCTCGCCGCGAACACCTGACCGTTGCGGCCTGGCTCGGCACTACTGCGGAGAACGTGGTCCACGAGACCAACCAGACGTTGTTCTGGTCATCGTCCGAGGAATTCCTCGCGCAGGCGGAGACCTATGTCGATCGTGGCTTCAGGGACCTCAAGGTTCGGGTCGCCGCTGCCGACTTCGCCGAGGATCTGCGTCGGATCGCGATGCTGCGCGAACGCTTCGGCGCGAAAGTCAAGATTGCTGCGGACGCAAACGGGCGTTGGTCGGCGACGGAAGCGCTCGAAAAACTCGACGCACTGGCCGCCTACGATCTCGCTTATGTCGAGCAACCTGTTCCATCCGGAGACTGGGCGGCCGTCGACCACCTTGCCAACCGGAGTCCGTTGCCGGTGATGCTCGACGAAAGCGTTGCGACGCCGGATGACATTGCTCGGATCTGCACCTATGGCGGTCGCGTTCTTGCGCACCTCAAATTGGTGAAGCTCGGTGGCATTGCGCCGACCATGGCTGCGGCGCGGCGGCTGTCCGGTGCGGGCATTCCTTTCATGATTGGCCAGATGAACGAAGGCACTGCCGCGACCGCCGCAGCGCTCCACGTGGCCTGCGCGACGTCGCCAGCTTTTGCGGAGCTCTACGGCGCCGACGGCCTCATCGACGATCCTGTCTCAGGCGTCTCGTACACGGCAGGAACCGTGCGCGCGGACCACGCATCTGGCCTCGGCGTCGCTTTCGACGCTGCCGCCACCCACCTCATCGGAGACTATAGATATGGATAA
- a CDS encoding Xaa-Pro dipeptidase (product_source=KO:K01271; cath_funfam=3.40.350.10,3.90.230.10; cog=COG0006; ko=KO:K01271; pfam=PF00557,PF01321; superfamily=53092,55920), which yields MDNDSVRQGSESAFPKAEYDQRVARARKLLAGAGIDVMVVTGPENIFYLTGQQTPGYYTFQALVLPVEGDPAFVVRQLEYFNFTANTFIINAEIYQDGDQPVNFLVNVIKARGWASKRIAIDKRGWFLPIATYEALQDKLGAIHDGAGIIEQLRIVKSVAEIEKIATAASYVEAGMRAGLSAVKAGASENDFVAAMVGAAISAGSEYVGMEPLVSAGRRSGVPHGTWRRGKLAMDEPVFLEMAGSHDRYHAALMRCAWVGAMPQVAVDMEKTCQEGLQAAIEAIHPGAPCEAPHIACQQVIDRAGYTDNFKKRAGYSIGIAFAPDWGEGGILSLYTGVTTELRPGMTFHIPVALRVFGQFTVGVSETVVVTETGCRALSVIDRPILRIPG from the coding sequence ATGGATAACGACAGCGTTCGGCAGGGCTCGGAATCAGCTTTCCCGAAAGCGGAATACGACCAGCGGGTTGCACGCGCGCGCAAACTTCTGGCCGGGGCCGGCATCGACGTCATGGTCGTGACCGGGCCCGAGAACATCTTCTACCTCACCGGGCAGCAAACGCCGGGCTATTACACCTTCCAGGCGCTCGTATTGCCGGTGGAGGGCGACCCCGCGTTCGTCGTTCGGCAGCTCGAATATTTCAACTTCACCGCGAACACGTTCATCATCAACGCGGAAATCTATCAGGACGGCGATCAGCCGGTGAACTTCCTGGTCAACGTCATCAAGGCACGCGGTTGGGCGTCGAAACGCATTGCCATCGACAAGCGCGGCTGGTTCCTTCCGATCGCGACCTATGAAGCGCTGCAGGACAAGCTCGGAGCAATCCACGACGGCGCCGGGATCATTGAGCAGCTCCGGATCGTGAAGTCGGTGGCCGAAATCGAGAAGATCGCTACGGCCGCTTCTTATGTCGAGGCCGGCATGCGCGCCGGGCTTTCTGCGGTGAAAGCAGGCGCGAGCGAGAACGATTTTGTCGCGGCCATGGTGGGGGCGGCGATCTCGGCGGGGTCCGAATATGTCGGCATGGAGCCGCTGGTCTCCGCCGGACGGCGCTCGGGGGTGCCGCACGGCACCTGGCGCCGCGGCAAACTGGCAATGGACGAGCCGGTCTTCCTCGAAATGGCCGGCAGCCACGATCGTTACCACGCAGCCTTGATGCGCTGCGCCTGGGTCGGCGCGATGCCACAAGTCGCGGTCGATATGGAGAAGACCTGTCAGGAGGGGCTTCAGGCGGCGATCGAGGCGATTCATCCCGGTGCACCATGCGAGGCGCCGCATATCGCCTGCCAGCAGGTGATCGACCGCGCCGGCTATACCGACAACTTCAAGAAGCGCGCGGGCTACAGTATCGGCATCGCCTTCGCGCCCGACTGGGGCGAGGGCGGCATCCTCAGCCTCTATACCGGCGTCACCACCGAGCTGCGGCCGGGCATGACATTCCACATCCCGGTGGCGCTGCGCGTCTTCGGCCAGTTCACAGTCGGCGTCAGCGAGACGGTGGTCGTCACCGAAACCGGCTGCCGTGCGCTCAGCGTGATCGATCGTCCGATCCTGCGCATCCCCGGCTGA
- a CDS encoding dihydrodipicolinate synthase/N-acetylneuraminate lyase (product_source=COG0329; cath_funfam=3.20.20.70; cog=COG0329; pfam=PF00701; smart=SM01130; superfamily=51569), with amino-acid sequence MKDITECHARLRGLFNITVTPFKADGAFDYAGLARNIERVIGLGFDGILIGGTYGEFPAMSAEERADLFRRVMDIVGDRVPVMLCSAGSDVRVVRELTALAGELGGLPMLTPPFVSEVTDAQIVAFFRDMVPLSRTGVLVYNAPGIGITLSPSTLEQLSEISGVVGVKQGDLSPTAIDQIANRIGGRIRLFCASDLAFLGPMMCGFDGISSTNSCALPELILAAYRALESGDAAAARDLHRLWYPFRALAREFGQPQTTKAAMNLRGFDGGSVRPPLRDLEVANIAAVAKVLQELAADRRSSVGLAA; translated from the coding sequence ATGAAAGATATCACAGAGTGTCACGCGCGATTGCGCGGACTGTTCAACATCACCGTCACGCCATTCAAGGCTGATGGCGCGTTTGACTACGCGGGACTGGCCCGGAATATCGAGCGGGTCATCGGTCTCGGTTTCGACGGCATCTTGATCGGCGGCACCTATGGCGAGTTTCCAGCGATGTCAGCCGAGGAGCGGGCGGATCTGTTCCGGCGTGTCATGGATATCGTCGGCGACCGGGTTCCGGTCATGCTGTGCAGCGCTGGCTCTGATGTCCGTGTCGTCCGCGAACTGACGGCGCTCGCCGGCGAACTTGGCGGCCTGCCGATGCTGACCCCGCCTTTCGTTTCGGAAGTCACGGATGCGCAGATCGTGGCGTTCTTCCGCGACATGGTCCCGCTCTCGCGCACCGGCGTGCTGGTCTACAATGCGCCCGGCATCGGCATTACCCTGTCGCCGTCAACGCTGGAACAACTCTCCGAAATTTCCGGCGTCGTCGGTGTGAAGCAGGGGGATCTGTCTCCGACAGCGATTGATCAGATTGCCAACCGGATCGGCGGCCGTATCCGTCTGTTCTGCGCCTCCGACCTCGCTTTCCTCGGTCCGATGATGTGCGGCTTTGACGGCATCAGCTCGACCAACAGCTGCGCACTGCCGGAACTCATTCTTGCCGCCTATCGGGCACTCGAATCCGGCGATGCGGCGGCTGCGCGCGACCTGCACCGGCTTTGGTATCCCTTCCGGGCCCTGGCGCGAGAGTTCGGGCAACCGCAGACGACCAAAGCTGCCATGAACCTGCGCGGTTTCGACGGCGGTTCGGTCCGTCCGCCATTGCGGGATCTTGAGGTTGCGAACATTGCGGCGGTTGCCAAGGTGCTGCAGGAACTGGCTGCCGATCGGCGGTCCAGCGTTGGCCTCGCCGCCTGA
- a CDS encoding branched-chain amino acid transport system substrate-binding protein (product_source=KO:K01999; cath_funfam=3.40.50.2300; cog=COG0683; ko=KO:K01999; pfam=PF13458; superfamily=53822; transmembrane_helix_parts=Inside_1_19,TMhelix_20_42,Outside_43_433), whose amino-acid sequence MTTPSHTSHRGAVNMNRRQLLMGGASVLSFTAMLGLARPAIAQTSQEIVIGVLFPMSGANAQIGIDARHAMETAADIINNSHDLDLPMAKNAGLAGLGNAKIKLVFADHQSDPQKGRAEAERLITQDKVCALIGCYLSSVSSTVSAIAERYDLPFLCADSSSPSLARRGLKFFFRPAAQDEMFSAAMFDFLDAQKAKGKKIETVGLLFEDTIFGTDSSNTQRKLAIERGYKVVVDIKYKSNSPSLTAEVQQLKSADPDVLLPSSYTTDAILLMRTMGELGYKPKNIVAQASGFSDKAFFDAMGSKAAGLISRASFSLDMAQKRPSVLKVNGMYKARSNRDLNDSTSRELMGLLVLADAIDRAKSTDGEKIREALAATDIPGGRTIMPWKRVKFGADGQNVDADPVLVQYVGGTFVTIFPAAVAVAEPLWPMNA is encoded by the coding sequence GTGACGACGCCATCGCACACATCACACAGAGGAGCAGTCAATATGAATCGCAGACAGTTGCTTATGGGCGGAGCGTCCGTTCTGTCCTTCACTGCCATGTTGGGGCTGGCCAGACCTGCAATTGCTCAAACGAGTCAGGAAATTGTCATCGGGGTATTGTTCCCGATGTCCGGTGCGAACGCGCAGATCGGTATCGATGCGCGCCACGCGATGGAAACGGCGGCAGATATCATTAACAATTCCCACGATCTCGATCTGCCGATGGCGAAGAATGCCGGTCTTGCGGGGCTAGGCAACGCCAAGATCAAGCTGGTCTTCGCCGACCATCAGTCCGATCCTCAGAAGGGTCGGGCGGAGGCCGAACGCCTGATCACCCAGGACAAAGTGTGCGCTTTGATCGGGTGTTATTTGTCGTCGGTTTCCTCAACCGTCAGCGCCATCGCCGAACGCTATGATTTGCCGTTCCTGTGCGCCGATTCCTCGTCGCCAAGCCTGGCGCGCCGCGGCCTCAAGTTTTTCTTCCGGCCGGCCGCACAGGACGAAATGTTTTCGGCCGCGATGTTCGATTTTCTCGATGCCCAGAAGGCGAAGGGCAAGAAAATCGAAACCGTCGGCTTGCTTTTCGAGGACACGATCTTCGGTACCGATTCATCGAATACCCAGCGCAAGCTTGCGATTGAACGCGGCTACAAGGTCGTCGTCGACATCAAGTACAAATCGAACTCACCGTCACTGACCGCCGAAGTGCAGCAGCTCAAATCCGCCGATCCGGATGTGCTGCTGCCGTCGAGCTACACCACCGATGCGATCCTCTTGATGAGGACGATGGGCGAGCTCGGGTACAAGCCCAAGAATATTGTCGCCCAGGCGAGCGGCTTTTCCGACAAGGCGTTTTTCGACGCGATGGGCAGCAAGGCGGCCGGCCTCATCTCGCGCGCGAGCTTCTCGCTCGACATGGCACAGAAGCGGCCGAGCGTTCTCAAGGTCAATGGTATGTACAAGGCGCGCTCCAACCGCGATCTGAACGACAGCACCTCGCGTGAGCTGATGGGGCTGCTCGTTCTCGCCGACGCGATCGACCGCGCCAAGTCGACCGACGGCGAGAAGATTCGGGAGGCGCTGGCGGCGACAGACATCCCGGGCGGGCGCACGATCATGCCGTGGAAACGTGTCAAGTTCGGCGCCGATGGGCAGAACGTCGATGCCGATCCGGTGCTGGTTCAGTACGTCGGTGGAACGTTCGTCACGATCTTCCCCGCGGCAGTGGCTGTTGCCGAACCGCTCTGGCCGATGAACGCCTGA
- a CDS encoding UPF0271 protein (product_source=KO:K07160; cog=COG1540; ko=KO:K07160; pfam=PF03746; superfamily=88713): MPSVDLNSDLGEGFGTYRCGEDEAMLSIVTSANVACGLHAGDPEIMARTFAIARERGVAVGAHPGFPDLWGFGRRRLPFSTGEIERLVAYQIGAAAALAAYAGHRITYVKTHGALGNIACEEREVADAVARAVRAVDPGLALLATALTELVAAGDAAGLDVYQEIYADRGYTETGQLISRSLPGAMIEDAEQAAARVLEMVETGTVITARGKRLPTPIRSICVHGDSIHAVATARHLRERLEHAGVTLKSFGSNSKIVPVH, from the coding sequence ATGCCATCCGTCGACCTGAACTCCGATCTCGGCGAAGGTTTCGGCACCTATCGCTGTGGCGAGGACGAGGCGATGCTCTCGATCGTCACCTCCGCCAATGTGGCATGTGGCCTCCATGCCGGTGATCCCGAGATCATGGCGCGGACCTTCGCTATCGCTCGCGAACGTGGCGTCGCCGTCGGCGCCCATCCCGGATTTCCGGATCTCTGGGGCTTTGGCCGCCGCCGTCTGCCGTTCTCGACCGGCGAGATCGAACGGCTCGTCGCCTACCAGATCGGTGCCGCCGCGGCGCTCGCCGCCTATGCCGGCCATCGCATCACCTATGTGAAGACCCACGGTGCGCTCGGCAACATCGCCTGCGAGGAGCGCGAGGTCGCTGATGCGGTCGCCCGGGCGGTGCGCGCGGTTGACCCTGGCCTTGCTTTGCTGGCGACCGCGCTGACCGAACTGGTCGCGGCCGGCGATGCTGCAGGCCTTGACGTTTATCAGGAAATCTACGCTGACCGCGGGTACACCGAAACGGGGCAGTTGATCTCGCGCAGCCTGCCGGGCGCGATGATCGAGGACGCTGAGCAGGCGGCCGCGCGGGTGCTCGAGATGGTGGAGACGGGCACGGTCATTACCGCGCGCGGGAAGCGTCTGCCAACGCCGATCCGCTCAATCTGCGTCCATGGCGATTCCATCCATGCCGTCGCAACCGCGCGCCACCTCCGAGAGCGATTGGAGCATGCTGGCGTAACCCTGAAGTCTTTCGGATCGAACTCGAAAATTGTGCCAGTTCACTAA
- a CDS encoding hypothetical protein (product_source=Hypo-rule applied), whose translation MINTLNVTYGLVFAEFQSGGRTPKEFALTKTQPIQSAN comes from the coding sequence ATGATCAATACGCTCAACGTCACCTATGGGCTCGTCTTCGCCGAATTCCAGTCCGGCGGACGCACTCCAAAGGAGTTCGCCTTGACTAAAACCCAACCCATACAATCCGCGAATTAG
- a CDS encoding hypothetical protein (product_source=Hypo-rule applied), translating into MISKARRIWVWNAAPAEVTPKAAPLRLDQRDIEI; encoded by the coding sequence ATGATATCGAAGGCGCGACGAATCTGGGTGTGGAATGCCGCGCCCGCCGAGGTCACTCCCAAGGCCGCGCCCTTGCGGCTCGACCAGCGCGACATCGAGATCTAG
- a CDS encoding flavin-binding protein dodecin (product_source=COG3360; cog=COG3360; ko=KO:K09165; pfam=PF07311; superfamily=89807) — protein sequence MKDHVYKILELVGSSDQSIEAAIQNAIARAKATIRDMRWFEVVQTRGHIENGTVHSYQVTVKVGFTLETS from the coding sequence ATGAAAGATCATGTCTATAAAATACTGGAACTCGTTGGGTCGTCTGATCAGAGCATCGAAGCCGCTATTCAGAACGCCATCGCGCGTGCCAAGGCGACCATCCGAGATATGAGATGGTTCGAAGTGGTTCAAACCAGAGGTCACATCGAAAATGGAACTGTTCATAGCTATCAGGTAACAGTGAAAGTGGGGTTCACATTGGAAACGAGCTAA
- a CDS encoding steroid delta-isomerase-like uncharacterized protein (product_source=TIGR02096; cath_funfam=3.10.450.50; cog=COG4308; pfam=PF07366; superfamily=54427; tigrfam=TIGR02096): MANVIEIVRASITAYNDKNWDKAKGMFATDAVYDEKGTHRRIRGAGEIIEALQGWAKAIPDSKATFVHEFASGNSAVFELVWKGIHTGPLQTPTGTIPASNKSIEVPACQVVQVEGEKVKSVSHYFDMLTLLTQIGAKSD; this comes from the coding sequence ATGGCGAACGTCATCGAAATCGTGAGGGCCTCAATCACCGCATACAACGATAAGAATTGGGACAAGGCGAAGGGGATGTTTGCTACCGACGCCGTGTATGACGAGAAGGGAACCCACCGTCGCATCCGAGGCGCCGGCGAGATCATCGAGGCCTTGCAGGGCTGGGCCAAGGCCATCCCTGACTCCAAGGCCACATTCGTGCATGAGTTCGCGAGCGGGAACAGCGCCGTCTTCGAGCTCGTGTGGAAGGGCATTCACACCGGACCGCTGCAAACACCAACGGGTACCATTCCGGCATCGAATAAGTCGATCGAGGTGCCGGCATGCCAAGTCGTCCAGGTCGAAGGCGAGAAGGTTAAGAGCGTCTCGCATTACTTCGACATGCTTACGCTGCTCACGCAGATCGGCGCCAAGAGCGACTAG
- a CDS encoding AMP nucleosidase (product_source=KO:K01241; cath_funfam=3.40.50.1580; cog=COG0775; ko=KO:K01241; pfam=PF01048; superfamily=53167; tigrfam=TIGR01721) → MKEKKEIVENWLPRYTGTPLAGFGEYVLLTNFDNYVEWFANLHGISVNGADRPMPNVTADGITLINFGMGSPNAATVMDLLSAISPKAALFLGKCGGLKRKNQIGDLILPIAAIRGEGTSNDYLSPEVPALPAFQLQRAVSTIIRDLGHDYWTGTVYTTNRRVWEHDDRFRDLLRRTRSMAIDMETATIFAAGFANHISTGALLLVSDQPMIPEGVKTEASDLTVTANYVERHIRIGIEALKLVRRHGRSVKHLRFEDDFDGGHQP, encoded by the coding sequence ATGAAAGAGAAAAAGGAAATCGTGGAAAACTGGCTGCCGCGTTACACCGGCACGCCGCTTGCCGGGTTCGGCGAATATGTTCTGCTGACTAACTTTGACAATTACGTCGAATGGTTCGCCAACCTGCACGGGATTTCGGTAAACGGCGCAGATCGGCCGATGCCCAATGTAACGGCCGATGGAATCACACTGATTAACTTCGGCATGGGAAGCCCGAATGCCGCAACCGTGATGGATCTGCTGAGTGCCATTTCGCCGAAAGCTGCGTTGTTTCTCGGCAAATGCGGCGGTTTGAAGCGCAAAAATCAGATTGGCGACTTGATTCTACCAATTGCGGCCATTCGTGGCGAAGGGACTTCGAATGACTACCTGTCACCGGAGGTCCCCGCGCTGCCCGCGTTCCAGTTGCAACGCGCGGTGTCGACCATAATCCGCGATCTCGGTCACGATTATTGGACAGGTACCGTGTACACGACCAATCGTCGTGTCTGGGAGCATGATGATCGCTTCAGGGATCTATTGCGTCGGACACGAAGTATGGCGATCGACATGGAGACCGCGACAATCTTTGCTGCGGGATTTGCCAACCACATCTCGACTGGTGCGCTGCTTCTTGTGTCCGATCAGCCAATGATCCCCGAGGGTGTGAAGACTGAGGCGTCGGATCTAACAGTAACCGCGAACTATGTCGAAAGGCATATCAGAATTGGGATAGAGGCCTTGAAGCTGGTGCGGCGCCATGGCCGCAGCGTCAAGCATTTGCGTTTCGAGGACGATTTCGATGGAGGGCATCAGCCGTAA